In one window of Gossypium arboreum isolate Shixiya-1 chromosome 4, ASM2569848v2, whole genome shotgun sequence DNA:
- the LOC108460061 gene encoding plant intracellular Ras-group-related LRR protein 6, which yields MMSEQQQQVTFMEMSKNKGDHRSRRRCMEEGRVRVDMSGMSLDSFPILSLNLATISNLDLSNNNLESIPESMTARLLNVVALDVHSNQLKFLPNSIGCLSKLKILNVSSNLLHTLPKTIENCKSLEELNANFNQLSVLPDTIGFELINLKKLSVNANKLCFLPQSISHLTSLRVLDARLNCLRFLPEDMENLINLEVLNVSQNFQCLENLPYSLGLLVSLVELDVSYNKITSLPDSIGCLKKLQKLCVEGNPLVSPPMEVFEQSLQAVKEYLSEKMKAGQSPPKKQSWVGKLVKCGTFNGKIGGRRGEREGFIMISEYRSIEGLASPRYMGLLSPRRLFSPRYMGLLSPRRLFSPRTYLTE from the exons ATGATGTCCGAACAGCAGCAGCAAGTGACATTCATGGAGATGAGTAAAAACAAAGGCGATCATCGAAGCAGGAGAAGATGTATGGAGGAAGGAAGGGTTAGGGTTGATATGAGTGGCATGTCACTGGATTCCTTTCCAATTCTTTCTCTAAACTTGGCTACTATCTCCAACTTGGACCTCTCCAATAATAATCTTGAG AGCATACCGGAGTCAATGACCGCCAGGTTACTGAACGTGGTGGCCTTGGATGTGCACTCCAATCAGCTTAAGTTTCTACCAAACTCCATTGGTTGTCTGTCTAAGCTCAAGATTCTCAACGTCTCCAGCAACCTTCTCCATACTCTCCCTAAAACTATTGAGAACTGCAAGTCCTTGGAAGAACTGAATGCTAACTTCAACCAGCTTAGCGTGCTGCCAGACACTATTGGATTTGAGCTCATCAACCTCAAGAAACTGTCAGTCAACGCAAACAAGTTGTGTTTCCTGCCTCAGTCCATCTCTCACCTCACATCCCTACGAGTTTTGGATGCACGCCTTAATTGCCTCAGGTTTCTTCCCGAGGACATGGAGAACTTGATCAACCTAGAGGTTCTCAACGTAAGCCAAAACTTTCAGTGCCTTGAAAACTTACCCTATTCCCTCGGCCTTCTCGTTTCCCTTGTGGAATTGGACGTTAGTTACAACAAAATAACAAGTTTGCCTGATTCCATTGGCTGCTTGAAGAAGCTCCAGAAGCTTTGCGTGGAAGGAAACCCCCTGGTTTCACCACCCATGGAGGTGTTTGAGCAGAGTTTGCAGGCGGTTAAGGAGTACCTGAGTGAGAAAATGAAAGCCGGGCAAAGCCCCCCAAAGAAACAATCATGGGTGGGGAAGTTGGTGAAGTGTGGGACCTTCAATGGCAAAATAGGTGGCCGGCGGGGGGAGAGAGAGGGGTTCATTATGATATCCGAATATAGGTCCATTGAGGGTCTCGCTTCGCCTCGCTACATGGGGTTATTGTCACCTCGCCGACTCTTCTCGCCTCGCTACATGGGGTTGTTGTCACCTCGCCGACTCTTCTCGCCTCGTACGTACTTGACCGAATGA